The DNA window AAAAGATGGTGCAATGAGAAAACGTTCTGTCAGGTACGTTGGAATCCAGGTTGTCAGTCCGTCTTTTAAAACTCCATGAATAAACGTAGCCACTCCTATCCACAGAATACCGGAAGCGAGGATTCTCTTTCCGGCTTCTTCTCTCTCCTGCTGTTCCTGCGGTTTTGCTGTCCTTACAGCTTTCCTGTGTATGAAACCAGCTCTCTGTTCCATTTTCAGGATGGACAGAAACCAGAAAACAGCCACTGCAAGAAGCCAGATTGCAGCAAACCAGAAACTATACTGCCATCCCTTTTTCTCTAACATAACCGCACTGAACAGATACGCACTCAGCATCCCGACCGGGCTGGTAAATGATAACGCCAGGACAATCGATACGGTCTGTTTTCCATGTGTCATATCTGCAACCAGTCTCGCCATCGGCGGCCATACAAGTGCCTGACAGAGTCCGTTGATAAACCAGATCACCTGCATTCCTTTGATACTTTCTACAAAAGGAAAGGCGGCGTTTGCCAACGCCGCCCCCACCAGTCCCAGCATGACCAGTTTCCTTCCGGAAAAATGATCTCCCAGAACGCCACTGGGAAACTGTCCCAGTCCATATGCAAGGTAAAATGCCGCCGCAACACTTCCCAACTGTGTTTTTCCCCAGATACCGGTCTGAGCCATTTCGCTCATACTGGCTGAAAAATTCAGTCTTCCCAGATAGATCGAGAAATATGTAACCCAACACACGACTCCAAAAAATATCACACTTCCCTTATCACTCAGCCCGGTCTTCTCCAATACTTTTTGTTTTTGCATATAGCTTTCCCCTGCAATCTATTTCTACTGTGCTGCCCAGTATTCGTCTAGTGCCTGCTGTGCGATCTCTGCTGCTTCGTCCAATGCTTCTTTTGCCGGAACATTTTCAATCTCGATCAGATCACATGCATCTGACAACGCCTGTTCCACTTTACCTGTCGGATCGACCCATTTTTTACGACCGATCTCCGCCTGTTCGATCGGAATCAGCGCCTGTGGATTTTCCTCAAGATATGCTTTATACTCTTCATCCTCTTTTACAGAACTGCGAACCGGTACATATCCTGTTTTCATGGAAAATTCTTTTGTTCCCACTGTGTTCAGATAAGTCAGCCATTTAAAGGCAGCCTGTTTTTCCTCTTCCGGAGCCTTCTTTACGATTGCCATCGCAATTGGGTCTACATACGGATTTGGCTCATGATCATTAAATCCAGGCTGTACATGTGCCGCAATAATATCAAAATCCAGATCTCCCTGATCTCCACTGGATCCGACATAACCGCCTGCGCGTCCCTGCATTACATCATCAATGGTTTTATACCAATACTCCCATCCATCTCCACCGAAATGAATACCCATGATTTTTTCTTCGTTGATCCACTGACGTGCTGTCTCCAGCGCCTCAACAAATTTGTCGCTGTTAAACGTAACGGTTTTTCCGTCCTCACTTACAATCGAAGCTCCGTTACTGTATGCCATATCCATCAGACAGTCCATACCGGACATCGGTTCGAATCCAAAGAAATCATCTACATCTGAATAATGTTCCTGAAGTTTGCGCGCTGCGTCAGCTACATTCTGCCAGGTTGCAAAGACTTCGTCCGGATCCAGTCCCACTTCTTCAAACATATCTTTCCGGTAATAAACTACCTGGGTAGTACCCCATGCCGGAAGACTGTATACATGTCCCTCATCATCCCGGCAGTAATCCAGGAATGCATCAATGATATCATCCTTGTCAAAGTCCGGATCTGCAGCAATATAATCATCCAGATACTCCACAACGCCTTTTTCCGCAAAGGTCGTTGCTGTCTGATGGGTTCCGAGATAACATGCCGGCACTTCACCGGAGGCAACTGCTGCCTGCAGCATCTTTGAAGTCTCATCATAACTGGACTGTACGACTCCTTTTACAACCACTTCATCCTGTGATGCATTGAATTCTGCAATTGTCTCTTCCATGGTCTCTCCAAGTATTCCGCCCAGACCATACCAGAATTCGATTTCTACCGCTCCGTTTGTTCCTTCGTTTCCATTGTCTGTTTTGGCAGATGAATTTCCCCCTTCACCGGATCCGCCGCAACCCGCTGTAGTTACCAGTGTCACCATTGCCAGTAGCATTGCCATTTTTTTCCTCATCCTTTTTCCTCCTTACATCGTTTATTCTTTCACTGCTGCATCATTGGTAATTCCATTCAGGATCCAACGCTGCCCAATCAGAAACAGTAATAACAGCGGGAATACGATAACACAGCACGCCGCCATGATCGTTCCCCATTTCAGACCATACGCACCTTCTGAAGTAAAGAAAGACTGTAATCCCATACTTACCAGATACTGCGTCTTATTATGTAACAACAGTGACGGCCACAGATAACTGTTGTAGCATCCCAGGAAAGAAAGCAGTCCAAGTGTCACAAAAGAAGATGCCGACATCGGTGCAACCACCCACCACAGAATCTTCCAGTGCCCCGCTCCATCGATTCTTGCAGCTTCTACAATTCCCGGATTAATCTGAGTAAA is part of the Blautia faecicola genome and encodes:
- a CDS encoding ABC transporter substrate-binding protein, coding for MRKKMAMLLAMVTLVTTAGCGGSGEGGNSSAKTDNGNEGTNGAVEIEFWYGLGGILGETMEETIAEFNASQDEVVVKGVVQSSYDETSKMLQAAVASGEVPACYLGTHQTATTFAEKGVVEYLDDYIAADPDFDKDDIIDAFLDYCRDDEGHVYSLPAWGTTQVVYYRKDMFEEVGLDPDEVFATWQNVADAARKLQEHYSDVDDFFGFEPMSGMDCLMDMAYSNGASIVSEDGKTVTFNSDKFVEALETARQWINEEKIMGIHFGGDGWEYWYKTIDDVMQGRAGGYVGSSGDQGDLDFDIIAAHVQPGFNDHEPNPYVDPIAMAIVKKAPEEEKQAAFKWLTYLNTVGTKEFSMKTGYVPVRSSVKEDEEYKAYLEENPQALIPIEQAEIGRKKWVDPTGKVEQALSDACDLIEIENVPAKEALDEAAEIAQQALDEYWAAQ
- a CDS encoding MFS transporter is translated as MQKQKVLEKTGLSDKGSVIFFGVVCWVTYFSIYLGRLNFSASMSEMAQTGIWGKTQLGSVAAAFYLAYGLGQFPSGVLGDHFSGRKLVMLGLVGAALANAAFPFVESIKGMQVIWFINGLCQALVWPPMARLVADMTHGKQTVSIVLALSFTSPVGMLSAYLFSAVMLEKKGWQYSFWFAAIWLLAVAVFWFLSILKMEQRAGFIHRKAVRTAKPQEQQEREEAGKRILASGILWIGVATFIHGVLKDGLTTWIPTYLTERFLIAPSFSVLLTTILPIVNLSGVYLADYTNRKIFKNETGTAAAGYAIAFLFLVTMITGIGSSVYGTVAVFAVVTSMMTAVNTVFISLLPIHFQKEGKVATVSGILNAVTYLGSAVASVLFGWTAEKAGWTGTEMVWCFCAATGMIVCLVVLKRWKNSRRDIYTGS